The following coding sequences lie in one Sinorhizobium fredii USDA 257 genomic window:
- a CDS encoding OsmC family protein produces MAEFRVKTREAGATAVGGRTGFPRVTSVTGGALDIVTSPSQAGFGPLDLLYASLASCLVLSARIAASRFGVLDRLVEISAKVTGKKAHDEPSRVARFDIEFVIRGDFDDAVRHAIAEAAEAEICTVSNTLRGHPEFASKVSG; encoded by the coding sequence GGAAGCGGGCGCGACGGCGGTCGGCGGGCGGACCGGGTTTCCGCGTGTGACCTCGGTCACCGGCGGTGCGCTCGACATCGTCACAAGCCCATCGCAAGCCGGATTTGGCCCGCTCGACCTTCTCTACGCGTCTCTGGCAAGCTGCTTGGTGCTCAGTGCGCGAATTGCCGCAAGCCGCTTCGGCGTGCTCGACAGGCTCGTCGAGATTTCCGCAAAGGTGACCGGCAAAAAGGCGCATGACGAGCCGTCACGGGTCGCCCGCTTCGATATCGAATTCGTCATCAGGGGCGACTTCGACGACGCGGTACGGCACGCTATTGCCGAAGCGGCGGAAGCCGAGATCTGCACGGTCAGCAATACGTTGCGCGGCCATCCGGAATTCGCAAGCAAGGTCTCCGGTTAA
- a CDS encoding arginine deiminase family protein — protein sequence MTSRPVYHFNSIIARTPSRSVVDGLRAEDRGSPTYEGVKAEHDAYLEAMRQAGVKTTVLPPLEAFPDSIFVEDPALVFTEGAIVLRPGAATRIKETEEIAPTLREMFDTVLDLPVGYADGGDVLTTGESVMIGLSARTDRAGAEALRTCLDRLGRKSEVVATPDGVLHFKTDCSLLDDETILSTSRLARAGVFRKFRQMIIPEGEEPAANALRVNDVVMVGADFPRTIEMLDKAGYKAVPLKTTEIGKIDAGLSCMSLRWFSSGKGE from the coding sequence ATGACATCGCGTCCGGTCTACCATTTCAATTCCATCATCGCGCGCACCCCTTCGCGATCCGTCGTCGATGGCCTGCGCGCGGAGGATCGCGGCAGCCCGACCTATGAGGGCGTCAAGGCCGAGCACGATGCCTATCTGGAGGCAATGCGCCAAGCCGGCGTGAAGACAACGGTGCTACCGCCGCTCGAGGCCTTCCCGGATTCGATCTTCGTCGAAGACCCGGCGCTCGTCTTCACCGAGGGTGCGATTGTTCTGCGCCCGGGTGCGGCCACGCGCATAAAGGAAACCGAGGAAATCGCGCCGACGCTGCGCGAGATGTTCGACACGGTCCTCGATCTGCCGGTGGGCTACGCCGACGGTGGCGACGTGCTGACAACAGGGGAAAGCGTGATGATCGGCCTTTCGGCCCGCACCGACAGGGCAGGCGCCGAGGCGCTGCGGACCTGCCTCGACAGGCTCGGCCGCAAGAGCGAGGTGGTCGCCACACCTGACGGGGTTCTCCACTTCAAGACCGATTGCTCGCTGCTCGACGACGAAACGATCCTTTCCACCAGTCGTCTGGCGCGAGCCGGCGTCTTCCGGAAATTCAGGCAGATGATCATCCCGGAGGGCGAGGAGCCGGCCGCCAATGCGCTGCGGGTCAACGATGTGGTGATGGTCGGCGCCGATTTCCCGCGTACGATCGAGATGCTCGACAAGGCCGGCTACAAGGCCGTGCCCTTGAAGACGACGGAGATCGGCAAAATAGACGCCGGGCTTTCCTGCATGTCGCTGAGGTGGTTCAGCAGCGGAAAAGGCGAATGA